The Arachis duranensis cultivar V14167 chromosome 2, aradu.V14167.gnm2.J7QH, whole genome shotgun sequence genome has a window encoding:
- the LOC107472772 gene encoding 3-methyl-2-oxobutanoate hydroxymethyltransferase 1, mitochondrial codes for MSCIRFLTKHSPSSSFSSSILRHIRFMSNVPENTVYSGPTPQTANQRTTLMQLRQKHRNSKPITMVTAYDYPSAVHLDMAGIDICLVGDSASMVVHGHDTTLPITVDEMLVHCRAVARGAKNPMLVGDLPFGSYESSSDQAVDTAVRILKEGGMDAIKLEGGSPSRIVAAKAIVEAGIAVMGHVGLTPQAISVLGGFRPQGRNILSAVKVVETALALQEAGCFSVVLECVPAPVAAAATAALQIPTIGIGAGPFCSGQVLVYHDLLGMLQHPHHAKVTPKFCKQYARVGDIINKALLEYKEDVTNGSFPDAHHSPYKISEADAEGFSNELQKLGFDKAASAASEAVQKLNATK; via the exons ATGTCTTGCATTAGGTTTCTCACAAAACATTCACCATCTTCTTCGTTTTCATCTTCTATTCTGAGACACATTCGTTTCATGAGCAATGTTCCAGAGAACACGGTGTACTCAGGTCCAACGCCACAAACCGCAAACCAGAGAACAACACTCATGCAGCTACGTCAAAAGCATAGAAACTCGAAACCGATAACAATGGTAACCGCATACGATTACCCTTCAGCGGTGCACTTAGACATGGCTGGCATTGATATATGCCTCGTTGGTGACTCAGCTTCCATGGTGGTTCATGGACACGACACCACTCTCCCTATCACCGTTGATGAGATGCTTGTTCATTGCCGTGCCGTTGCCCGTGGCGCCAAAAACCCTATGCTTGTTGGGGACTTGCCTTTTGGCTCCTATGAATCAAGTTCCGATcag GCGGTTGATACAGCGGTTCGGATTTTGAAGGAAGGCGGAATGGATGCCATAAAATTGGAAGGAGGTTCCCCTTCGAGGATTGTTGCGGCGAAGGCTATTGTTGAAGCGGGAATAGCAGTGATGGGGCATGTAGGGCTTACTCCACAGGCCATTAGTGTTTTAGGGGGTTTTAGACCTCAGGGAAGGAACATTTTAAGTGCTGTCAAG GTTGTCGAGACAGCATTGGCTTTGCAAGAAGCAGGGTGTTTTTCTGTTGTTTTAGAATGTGTGCCTGCACCTGTGGCCGCCGCAGCAACAGCAGCACTTCAAATTCCCACTATTGGAATTGGGGCCGGACCCTTTTGTAGTGGACAG GTGCTAGTTTATCATGATCTTCTTGGTATGCTTCAGCACCCCCATCATGCAAAG GTTACTCCAAAATTTTGCAAGCAATATGCTCGTGTTGGAGACATTATCAACAAAGCCTTACTAGAGTATAAAGAAGACGTGACGAACGGTTCATTCCCTGATGCTCACCATAGTCCATACAAAATTAGTGAAGCAGATGCTGAAGGTTTTTCTAATGAGTTGCAAAAGCTAGGTTTTGACAAAGCAGCATCTGCAGCATCTGAAGCAGTTCAAAAGCTTAATGCAACCAAATAA
- the LOC107472773 gene encoding sphingoid long-chain bases kinase 2, mitochondrial: MKMMTCHSFISPNHNYYYHHQNFYFVALGRGTSMAAASASPTPVLRSELKSVEPVEQDLQTALNFVSSPRHRDLVFVVNPQGANGRTGKDWKKLLPFLRSRLGNDYNICESFTTGPRHAIDITREAIREGAEAVIAVGGDGTIYEVVNGFFCDGKPVASNNKENLKATALGVIPLGTGSDFARTFGWSNDPYAAVERVAKGMRSRVDVGVITGPTGDQNYFINVADIHLSAKAGFYASKYKKFGNLCYVIGALQAFMSHYNQDFRIKVNEGEWEFCPQVTALCVGNAKFFGGGMKITPNADPRSGNLSVVILQHFKWYDFILNLHKIYSGTHLKVKNVSSRSVNSIEVEDISGRGGVYIQSDGEHLGFLPKKICVLPSAIEMIC, encoded by the exons ATGAAAATGATGACGTGCCACAGTTTCATTTCCCCCaatcataattattattatcatcatcagaATTTCTACTTTGTGGCATTGGGAAGAGGAACTTCAATGGCTGCTGCAAGTGCTTCACCCACCCCTGTTCTCAGATCCGAGCTTAAATCCGTGGAACCCGTGGAACAAGATCTTCAAACTGCTCTTAATTTTGTATCCTCTCCTCGCCACAGGGACCTTGTTTTCGTTGTCAATCCTCAAG GTGCTAATGGTCGCACTGGTAAAGATTGGAAGAAGTTGCTTCCATTTCTAAGGTCTCGCCTTGGTAATGATTACAAT ATTTGTGAGTCATTTACTACGGGTCCTCGTCATGCCATTGACATAACAAGAGAG GCTATAAGGGAAGGAGCAGAAGCAGTCATTGCTGTTGGAGGTGATGGAACTATTTATGAG GTTGTTAATGGTTTCTTTTGCGATGGAAAACCTGTTGCTAGTAACAATAAAGAGAACTTAAAGGCAACTGCTCTTGGG GTGATACCCTTGGGAACTGGTTCTGATTTTGCAAGAACATTTGGATG GAGCAATGATCCTTATGCTGCTGTTGAACGTGTTGCTAAAG GGATGAGATCAAGGGTAGATGTTGGTGTTATCACTGGACCCACCGGCGATCAGAATTACTTCATAAACGTTGCTGACATTCATTT GAGTGCAAAGGCAGGATTTTACGCTTCTAAGTACAAGAAATTCGGCAACTTGTGTTATGTCATTGGTGCATTGCAAGCCTTCATGAGTCATTATAATCAGGATTTCAGGATCAAG GTCAATGAAGGTGAGTGGGAGTTTTGTCCCCAAGTGACGGCCCTTTGTGTTGGAAATGCAAAATTCTTTGGTGGCGGTATGAAAATTACTCCCAATGCTGATCCTCGCAGTGGAAATTTATCG GTTGTGATTCTTCAGCACTTCAAGTGGTACGATTTTATCCTAAACTTACATAAGATTTACAGTGGGACACACCTGAAGGTGAAGAATGTTTCTTCAAGAAG TGTAAATTCTATTGAGGTGGAGGACATTTCAGGCAGAGGTGGAGTATATATTCAATCTGACGGCGAGCATTTAGGGTTCCTTCCAAAGAAGATTTGTGTTCTTCCGTCCGCGATTGAGATGATATGCTGA
- the LOC107472860 gene encoding putative disease resistance protein At3g14460 → MAGVLVGGAFLSGFINVVFDRLLTKDAVNLVLGKKLGPDLVERLKTALLGAEALVADAELKQFGQPLVRKWLDSLRDAVYCAEDLLDAVLLKATTQKNASSSWSLSFFSNRDREMVDKMEGVVRRIEDLGKQKDFLRLEKIPPGSSSWRTSSSSLERGNVYGREDDKKALVKMLKDNNDHHLSVFAIVGIGGVGKTTLAQWLYNNAKLMEGFDLKAWVCVSEKFEVVETTKNVIKQIHGGTCSLDDFDLLQNALKKKLSNKKFFIVLDDVWSDDGDKWSNFMTPFRQNGNKGSILLLTTREKKVASAVQNCQPYFLTTLSEDYCWSVFAENASFPKSNGRAALEEIGRKIVKKCDGLPLAAETLGRLLRTKHDVQEWNKILMSDIWEFSVAESKIIPALLISYFHLSPYLKRCFVYCALYPKDYQFEKDELILLWIAEDLLPPPKKGQSLEEVGCECFDELTSRLFFTGIDDYFVMHDLLHDLAIFLAGDFYCNSEELGKEEEIKIQTRHLFVDLSHCSSKLYNSISKVESLRTLLLFANFSSPNCNTEAATCQILSKCKNLRVLLLKKFDEVPNLLIGELIHLRYLNLSWTYIKTLPESLCSLCNLQTLKLYYCSKLTTLPSGLHNLVSLRHLDIRGTSLEEMPRKMSKLNQLHVLSSFVIGKHEDNGIQELGGLVNLHGSLEIKKLENTVNVKEAKMAKIMDKKHIDELWLEWSSGDDLVSSTETERDMLDKLQPQNGLKELGITGYKGTIFPDWVGNCSYQNMTHVSLLSCKNCCMLPSLGQLPSLKTLLIEGLDQVRSIGEEFYKNEGDHHSSHIALFPSLERLEFDDMARWEEWHLPDSKAFPQLMILHITNCRMLKEEMLNQVFFRIVSSLSDVSKVRKLHIDDEFYPQRKTMNLYGDRLSVTGCESVRESALKAMKSMNHLSCLQEIYISGCSSLVSFPANCFPKSLQKLKISSCKKLEFPQQKKRKYDLVELQIQNSCHSLTSLSLDAFPNLKNLDISWCENLESVSMSMPPHAALQSLSIYKCHKLVSFAGEGLVAPNLTYLSLIQCYNLKALPRDMNSLLPSLQSLEISECENLESISMSEAPHAALQRLKISGCSKLVSFAGEGLAAPNLTYLQIYDCPNICRLPKGGLPPNLKSLEVGICEQQMRDLSWMSNLPALTYLKFYGYGCDNIKSYPEVGSLPHLPSLTTLHIEDFYNLETLECNELIRLTSLQQLHIHRCPKLENMEGEKLPPSLFLLRLTRCDLLGEHCKNKHQLIWPKISHIRTIEFTDPW, encoded by the coding sequence ATGGCTGGTGTACTTGTTGGTGGAGCTTTCCTCTCTGGCTTCATTAACGTTGTCTTTGACAGGCTCCTTACAAAAGATGCGGTCAACTTGGTCCTGGGAAAGAAGCTTGGCCCTGACTTGGTTGAAAGGCTGAAGACTGCTCTGTTGGGTGCTGAAGCTCTTGTTGCTGATgctgagttgaagcagttcggTCAGCCATTGGTGAGGAAGTGGCTCGATAGTCTCCGCGATGCTGTTTACTGTGCTGAGGACTTGCTGGATGCTGTCCTCCTCAAAGCCACCACTCAAAAGAATGCAAGTTCTTCCTGGTCCCTTAGCTTCTTCAGCAACCGAGATAGGGAGATGGTAGACAAGATGGAAGGGGTGGTTAGAAGAATTGAGGATCttggaaaacaaaaagatttcCTTCGTCTTGAAAAGATTCCCCCTGGTAGCTCATCATGGAGGACTTCATCTAGTTCTCTTGAGAGAGGGAATGTGTATGGCAGGGAGGATGACAAGAAGGCCTTAGTCAAGATGCTGAAGGACAACAATGATCATCACCTGTCTGTGTTCGCTATTGTTGGCATAGGTGGGGTTGGTAAAACAACTTTAGCCCAATGGCTGTACAACAATGCAAAGTTGATGGAGGGATTTGATCTGAAAGCATGGGTTTGCGTTTCGGAGAAGTTTGAAGTTGTTGAGACTACAAAGAATGTCATAAAGCAGATCCATGGAGGTACTTGTAGTCTCGATGATTTCGATTTACTTCAAAAtgctttgaaaaaaaaattgtccaaTAAGAAGTTCTTTATTGTTCTTGATGATGTTTGGAGTGATGATGGTGACAAATGGAGTAATTTTATGACCCCTTTCCGACAAAATGGGAATAAGGGAAGTATTCTTCTTCTGACTACTCGGGAGAAAAAAGTTGCTTCCGCAGTTCAAAATTGCCAGCCTTATTTTCTCACGACATTGTCGGAGGACTATTGTTGGTCAGTATTTGCGGAAAATGCatcttttccaaaatcaaaTGGGAGAGCAGCACTTGAAGAAATAGGCAGAAAGATTGTCAAGAAGTGTGATGGCTTGCCATTAGCTGCAGAAACACTTGGTCGCTTGTTACGTACTAAGCATGATGTTCAGGAATGGAACAAGATACTAATGAGTGATATTTGGGAATTTTCGGTGGCGGAGAGTAAGATTATTCCAGCATTACTGATAAGTTACTTCCATCTTTCTCCATATTTAAAGCGTTGTTTTGTTTATTGTGCTTTATATCCCAAAGATTATCAATTTGAGAAAGATGAATTAATCCTTTTGTGGATAGCAGAAGATCTTTTACCACCACCAAAGAAAGGGCAGAGTTTAGAAGAAGTTGGTTGTGAGTGTTTTGATGAACTTACTTCCAGATTATTTTTCACAGGGATTGATGATTATTTTGTGATGCACGATCTCTTGCATGACTTAGCAATATTCCTTGCTGGAGATTTCTATTGCAACTCAGAAGAACTTGGTAAAGAGGAGGAGATAAAGATTCAGACTCGGCATTTGTTTGTGGATTTAAGTCATTGTAGCTCAAAACTTTATAATTCTATTTCTAAAGTAGAATCTTTGAGAACATTATTATTGTTTGCCAATTTCTCATCTCCCAACTGCAACACTGAAGCGGCAACATGTCAGATATTATCAAAGTGTAAAAACTTGAGAGTTTTACTCCTTAAAAAATTTGATGAGGTGCCTAATTTATTAATAGGAGAATTGATCCATCTGCGCTACTTAAATCTCTCTTGGACTTATATTAAGACATTGCCAGAGTCTTTGTGCAGCTTGTGTAATTTGCAAACACTGAAATTGTATTATTGTTCTAAGCTAACTACACTGCCTAGTGGTTTGCATAATCTTGTGAGTTTGCGGCATCTTGATATTAGAGGAACCTCTTTGGAAGAAATGCCCAGAAAAATGAGCAAATTGAATCAGTTGCACGTTTTGAGTTCCTTTGTCATTGGCAAGCACGAAGACAATGGAATTCAGGAGTTAGGAGGGCTTGTAAATCTTCACGGATCCCTTGAGATTAAGAAGTTGGAGAATACTGTTAATGTGAAAGAAGCAAAGATGGCAAAGATAATGGATAAGAAGCACATTGATGAATTATGGTTGGAATGGTCTTCAGGTGATGATTTGGTTTCAAGCACAGAAACAGAAAGAGACATGCTGGATAAGTTGCAACCGCAGAATGGGTTGAAAGAGTTGGGAATCACGGGATACAAGGGTACAATATTTCCAGATTGGGTTGGGAATTGTTCCTACCAAAACATGACTCATGTATCTCTGCTGTCTTGCAAGAATTGCTGCATGCTGCCTTCACTTGGACAGCTGCCATCTCTTAAGACCCTGCTTATTGAAGGTTTGGATCAGGTGAGGAGTATTGGCGAGGAGTTTTACAAGAATGAAGGAGATCATCATTCTTCGCATATTGCTCTGTTTCCCTCGCTGGAGagattggaatttgatgatatGGCACGTTGGGAGGAGTGGCACTTACCTGACTCAAAAGCTTTTCCTCAACTTATGATTCTTCATATAACAAATTGCCGAATGTTGAAGGAAGAGATGCTTAATCAGGTATTCTTCAGAATCGTTTCTTCTTTGTCGGATGTTTCCAAAGTTCGCAAACTACATATAGACGACGAATTTTATCCACAGAGGAAGACCATGAATCTTTATGGGGATCGTTTATCAGTTACGGGATGTGAATCTGTGAGGGAATCTGCATTAAAGGCAATGAAGAGCATGAACCATCTAAGTTGCCTGCAAGAAATATACATCTCAGGGTGTTCCTCTCTTGTATCCTTTCCGGCCAATTGTTTTCCCAAATCTTTGCAAAAGCTGAAAATCAGTAGCTGTAAAAAACTAGAATTCCCTCAGCAAAAGAAGCGGAAGTATGATCTGGTAGAGCTACAAATACAAAACAGCTGTCATTCACTGACCTCCTTGTCGTTGGATGCCTTTCCCAATCTCAAGAATCTCGACATATCATGGTGTGAGAATCTGGAATCAGTCTCAATGTCAATGCCACCACACGCTGCTCTTCAAAGCCTCTCCATCTATAAATGCCACAAATTAGTGTCATTTGCAGGAGAAGGACTGGTTGCACCCAACTTGACTTATCTCAGCCTCATACAATGCTACAATTTGAAGGCATTACCACGTGACATGAATAGTCTACTCCCAAGTTTACAGTCTCTCGAGATATCAGAGTGTGAGAATCTGGAATCAATCTCAATGTCAGAGGCACCACATGCTGCTCTTCAACGTCTCAAAATCAGTGGGTGCTCCAAATTAGTGTCATTTGCAGGAGAAGGACTGGCTGCACCCAACTTGACTTATCTCCAGATATATGATTGCCCAAACATTTGCAGGTTACCAAAGGGTGGTTTGCCGCCTAACTTGAAATCACTTGAGGTGGGAATTTGCGAGCAACAAATGAGGGATCTATCATGGATGTCCAACTTGCCCGCCCTCACCTATCTCAAATTTTATGGTTATGGCTGCGACAACATAAAGTCATACCCAGAGGTGGGTTCGCTGCCTCACCTTCCCTCCCTTACCACTCTACATATCGAAGACTTTTATAATCTGGAGACATTGGAGTGCAACGAGCTTATCCGCCTCACCTCCCTTCAACAATTGCACATTCATCGGTGTCCAAAGCTGGAGAATATGGAAGGAGAAAAGCTGCCTCCCTCTCTCTTCCTACTTCGACTTACAAGGTGTGATTTGCTGGGAGAACACTGCAAGAACAAGCATCAACTAATCTGGCCCAAAATTTCCCACATCCGCACCATTGAATTCACAGATCCCTGGTAG